A single genomic interval of Chlorogloeopsis sp. ULAP01 harbors:
- a CDS encoding DUF305 domain-containing protein, with the protein MKSRNLIYSLIGLLSSSTLVELLIINNTQAQSPNSQHNTHHPSTQTTLRQRGMMMGAVDQHFIEMMIPHHQQAVEMANLALTRAKHLETKKLAQAIKTEQAREIQQMRTWYKAWYGKEVPATSMSGMGMKMPMHHDMRGMDVDLEALKNAPDFDREFISQMIPHHQMAVMMAQMMIKSGTRPELRNLAQSMIKTQTAEIAQMRQWYQAWYQPAAR; encoded by the coding sequence ATGAAAAGCAGAAATTTGATTTATAGTCTGATAGGATTATTGAGCAGTAGTACTCTCGTAGAATTATTAATAATAAATAACACGCAAGCTCAGTCCCCAAATTCACAACATAATACTCATCACCCATCTACTCAAACTACCCTTCGGCAAAGAGGGATGATGATGGGTGCAGTCGATCAACATTTCATTGAAATGATGATTCCCCACCATCAGCAAGCAGTGGAGATGGCTAATCTAGCTTTAACGCGTGCTAAACATCTAGAAACAAAAAAACTAGCTCAAGCTATTAAAACAGAGCAAGCCCGTGAAATTCAACAAATGCGAACTTGGTACAAAGCATGGTACGGCAAAGAAGTGCCTGCTACCTCAATGTCTGGTATGGGAATGAAAATGCCCATGCATCATGACATGAGGGGCATGGATGTAGATTTAGAAGCCTTGAAAAATGCTCCAGATTTTGATCGAGAATTTATCAGCCAAATGATTCCCCATCACCAGATGGCTGTGATGATGGCACAGATGATGATTAAGAGTGGTACACGCCCTGAACTTCGCAACTTAGCTCAATCTATGATTAAAACACAAACGGCTGAAATTGCCCAGATGCGGCAATGGTATCAAGCTTGGTATCAGCCTGCTGCTAGATAA
- the rppA gene encoding two-component system response regulator RppA, giving the protein MRVLLVEDEPDLGAAIKRVLNQEKYVVDWVTDGTDAWAYLENSWAQYTLAIVDWMLPGISGLELCQKLRKNKNPLPVLMLTAKDRMEDKVTGLDAGADDYLVKPFGMAELLARLRALQRRSPHFQPQELTVGNLTLDYGNSTVTSHHADPDKQLIPLTNKEFQLLEYLMKHPNQIVTTEQIRNQLWEVSAEPVSNVVAAQVRLLRRKLANSGCGNPIETLHGMGYRLNLTDESK; this is encoded by the coding sequence ATGAGGGTGCTACTTGTAGAAGATGAGCCGGATTTAGGTGCTGCAATTAAGCGAGTTTTAAATCAAGAAAAGTATGTGGTTGACTGGGTAACTGATGGTACTGATGCTTGGGCTTATTTAGAAAATAGCTGGGCGCAATATACGCTAGCTATTGTTGATTGGATGTTACCAGGAATATCAGGATTGGAGTTATGTCAGAAGCTACGTAAAAATAAAAATCCCTTGCCTGTTTTGATGCTAACAGCTAAAGACAGAATGGAAGATAAAGTTACTGGGCTGGATGCGGGTGCAGATGACTACTTAGTAAAGCCATTTGGGATGGCAGAATTACTAGCGCGATTGCGGGCGTTACAGAGGCGATCGCCTCACTTTCAACCGCAGGAATTAACTGTTGGCAACCTAACTCTCGATTACGGCAATAGTACCGTTACAAGTCACCATGCCGATCCAGACAAACAGCTAATACCCCTAACTAATAAGGAATTTCAGTTACTAGAGTATTTGATGAAGCACCCAAATCAAATTGTTACCACAGAACAAATTCGCAATCAACTTTGGGAAGTAAGTGCAGAACCTGTTAGTAATGTAGTAGCAGCGCAAGTACGTTTACTGCGCCGTAAATTAGCAAATAGTGGTTGTGGCAACCCAATTGAAACGTTGCATGGCATGGGGTATCGTCTCAATCTTACCGATGAATCAAAATAA